In Sphaeramia orbicularis chromosome 5, fSphaOr1.1, whole genome shotgun sequence, the genomic stretch GCAACCCACAGTGCAAAGCCTTTCTTCCATCTGCTGCTCTTTAAACAAAATCAAACAGAGGGAGGTGAGTGCTATGTACTGATCAGCTGGCCAGGGAACTATCAACTTTGTGTTCACAGGAGAAGAAGAGAACACCAGCAGCAGCAGGCCAGTTTATGTCTCCATTGCCCTGCCTCAGCCTCTGCATCCATGAAATGtctatatttggtcatttctcAATGAGGGCTTGCTCTGCAATTCATTCCTTTCTTGTTCCTAATAATGGGCTGTGGGCCAGCGGTCTGTCGTTTTAGCTGTAGCCTCCCCTGACCAACTGCACTGAACTCAGATGGAAGAGAaacagagaaagggagagagagagaggaatgaaaatgttgagattACTGGTTGGCCACTGCCTGCAGAGGTAATCTGAGGAGAATGTGGTTATCATGTATAAGCACAAAATGACTTGTGGACATTACaacagtgattcccaaccttttttttttttttttttttttccatggagtcTCCCCCATAGGGATAAATGAAAAGCTGTACCACACACCCACCCTGCATACACCAAAAGAATATTATCATTCCAACACTTTATTGGCAGcaattatattttttcttttccctttttgTCCTAACCCCTGAGCCTGATTTGCTGGGACATTCCACCACATAATGttgtgtttaatttaaaaaaatatatataattaatattatttacatgtaaaatTTATATAGTTTCCCCCAGGAATAAAGTGTAAATTGCAAAACATGAGTACAACAaccaaccattttttttttcaactttattgaaaacatttgtgtatacaatacaaaaatttgaacaaacaacaagatgtcaaaaagggaaAAGTATTTGAACATatgagtttaagaaaataatgcatagatatAAAGACACacagcataatatacaaataatagtataaaaaagtaaataaataaataaaaataacaaatctaacaaaCAATAAATGCAACAgggagttcagtcaatattaaagaattgtttataaatagccaggttgttagagattttttttttttttttttttttttattatagataaattctaaagctttaatataattttcaaattccaataggaagattttaataattgggtgtgttttagtatgtttatttttatgcatattaattttttaaaataaaataaacaaatttacaacaaatcatAAATTGTgtatgtcatgtttaaaatatgtaatcacATTTcgggatgttatagttatcttttcattacttttagatatgatatattttcaattttgaaccagaaattagaagagtgttcatataaaaagaataagtgtagagtacgACCAACCATATCAACAACAGCAGCGGTCAGAACACGTTCCGGATAAACTGACCTGTGAACTACGGAAAGCCTAAAATCCAAAAATAGTTAACTCAAATAATTTTCAACAATTCTTTCACCATCATGTTAACATTACTGTTCATTAGCAgttttgacattacattttatgtTGTTTCTACATGTGATGAATTCTGACAAAGATCCATCTCAGGTTTGCTCATGTAGTGTGTGTGAACTACCCCTTTAATTCCTTACGCCCTGTCCTTACGTCAGGTTACGGTAATCGTTACGTCAGAGGGAACAGCAAAAGAACAAAATGGAGGAGTATGCCAGAGAGCCATGGTGAGAGCTTTAAccaaaaaacataattttttcacTATGTTTTTGAAGACTACTTTACACttctgtttggttttatttatcaCATAAAGTGTGTGTAATTGTTTTGACTGTACAACCAGTAGCTTGTCTGGAATACTAAAATCCGGGTAGTTAGCTTACGTTAGCTGAATGCTAAGTGTACGTAGGATTGTATTTAGTGTGTACTAGCATTTGTCGGTCTATGCTACATCACGTTGTAGTGACCTTGTCGGTTTTACATGTGACTGTGACTTTATTACATCAAGCAACCTGATACCACTCGCTTTATTTTTTTACAAGGCCAAACGTTACATCCAGCGAATGTTAACGATCATTTGCTACGAATGTTAATAGTTGAGTTTATGTGGAGTTCAAGCAGTGTTTTGATAGTACCTAGCTTAGCTACAAACATGTGTGCTATCTGATGAGAGAGTCTGTATTGCTCAACAGCTGAAATCCTCGTGAAGTTTTGTCACTACTTGGAATCAACATGATTACAACCAAACATGTCACGTTTTGACAATGGCTTGGACTTCGTGACGGGCATGGTTTGATGCCGTTAGCCCTATCTGGTGGGGTCATGTATTGGTATGACCTGAACGGGTTGTTTACAGTgagcagaaacagctggagggcaCAAACGGGTGAAGTCGATCTTCTGTTTAGACATAATGAATACTCTACACCAAATGTCAAGTTTCACAGTAGCAGGTATCTTAATGAAACTTAAGAAGTTTAGTTAACTGTTCTGTTTCATAAGTTATTAATAAGTTTTCTTTGTAAAGTTATGACTTTGACGTCGGATGttaaaaaacaatgattatgaaaTTGAGAGGTCTGCAGAGAGCCACCTTTATGTAAACTCCTATGTATGATACCTGTGTTGTGTCGTGTGTATGTTGTTTTGTAAGTCAAACTGATTAAATATCATTACAAAGTATATCGTCTGGCTAAAATTGTCATGTTTGTTTGTAAGTGTACCTTTTTAATGTGGTTTGAGAATTTACCatctctgactttttttttttggtcagttttgatCTGAGTACTTCTGCAATTACCACCATAGTTTTTCACACTgtaacatacatgtacacatacactgCAGTGGGCACACAAACAGTGAACCAGGGAGTTCAGATCACGGTATTATTCTCTGCCGTTGTAACATTTGACTCCTGATCATTATGTAACAATGGACACCAGATAATGACTGTGTTTATAATTGCAGCCCCTGGAGGATTGTGGATGACTGTGGGGGGGCCTTTACAATGGGAGCTATTGGAGGAGGAATATTCCAGGCAGTTAAAGGCTTCAGAAATGCACCCGCAGTAAGTTCTGTCATATTCATTAAAACTGTACTCTCTTGTTTTACTCACATAGGCTTATAAAACTGCAAAATTGCTAAGGTGGTTCTGAATTGCTGGGTCTCTTACGTAAGAGGGTAATTACATTACATTGTTATAATCTAGAAACTGGATGTAGCATATTGATTATGGGCCACTTTTTGAATCTTTTTTCCCCCTGTGTCTGTGTTGTAGGGTATGAGCCACAGAATGAGAGGGAGCATGACAGCCATCAAGACTAGAGCCCCACAGCTTGGAGGTAAAATATCTGAATAATTGAAGCATTATGTAAgatgtttttttgtattaaacaTCCATTGGTTGAGAAGCGTCACTggcatttttttccctccattcTTCCGCCTTCGTCCTTCAGGAGCTCCAGCAAAATCTGCTTTTTTATGCTCAACATATTATAAGCAATTATCGTCTTCTGCATATGGCTATATATACTACTCTGATAAATTTTTGGAAAGTGAAGAACACTTGAATTTCTCATAACAAGCATCAGTAATGCAAATCCAAGTTACTTAGTAGGAAATAAACATGCTTTGCAGCCATCATTCAAGCACATACTTTGAGGATTTGAAATTAGAGAAAGTAAAGCACTACCTAAATATGTATTGTTTATGTGTTGTAGGTAGCTTTGCAGTATGGGGAGGCCTCTTCTCCATGATCGACTGCGGTTTAGTCAAAGTTCGAGGGAAGGAGGATCCCTGGAACTCAATTACAAGTGGGGCCATGACAGGAGCGATCCTTGCTGCAAGAAGTAAGTGAGCTAAGAGGAAGCCAGCAGTTAGTAGTCACATGTCTCCATCAATTTAGACAATGTAAACTCACTGTGTTAAATTTAGACTCAACACTATGTCATTTATTGCCTAATAAAAACACTAGTCCACCTGCCAGGTGACACCAGTTACATTAGTTGTGTGGGTACAGCTGAAGAAAACTCAGATGTTTTTCTATTCTAACGGTGTTTTTAGTACTTAGTTTAAaagtttcttttttatatttgatGTCAGTGCTTTGATCAAAAATTAAGTGTCCAGTCGTAGCAGAAAAGGTAAGATATTTGACCTGGTTCATATTAGGTGGTCAGTGATAGAGCTGATCTCTTCTATCATAATATGTGGAATTGTATGTATTAGAATAGGATATTTGCAAGTGCAAATTCAGTTATGAAATAGCTTAACATTTCATGTTATCCTGTTTCATGTTATCCTTGAATACAAAGAACAACCACCTGAGGACACTTGAATGAAAACAACAGACTTTAAACGGTTAAACTTACAATTATGGTTCCAAAACAAGAACcttgtaaaaagaaaatacagtgtGCAAATGTCTGGTAATCATATCatcaatatttttgttgttactggCTTTTATATGTTAAACAGTCCTGCTGTGTAAATGTCATTACATATGGTTcaggctcgactcgactcagcttggcctttttgcgtttctattacgtaaaagaacctagAATCTGGtgcctggtactacttttttagtcGTTGCTCGGttgaggttccaaaatgggtgaagagatactaaaatgtgatgtgtaaccactgcagaccactgattggtcagggagttgtctctgcatcattgtgTCATCAATGCGAGACAcggcattttaaaaaaaacagattcagaagtttacagtgAATATACTGGTAGGCTAATCCATAATGGCATCCTGCAAAACTACACAGTGGTCAGTCACGGAGGTTCAGACATGACAACAGTTTGTgcttggtggccgatgaaaatattcagcatgagtttgacaggacaacatgcaacaaatgagtttatcagcaactctctgagcagatgtcacagAAGTTAAGTGCAgcgttgctatgacgaccaggtactctaaagttggtagtggCCTGTAATGGAGACGGTTTCCAGGAGTTggtacctggtaccagagttgagtCAAGTGGAGCTGGTATCGCATAGTGGAAACGCGACAATAGATGCAGCTGGATTCACAGTCCCATGTGAGGTCTTAAAATGTCGTGGTAGAAACAGTATTGTCAAATCTCAGTAGATACATTTCTACTGTAACATACATCCAATGGCCCAACTCTATTTCATGAATATGATTGGCTTATTGCtcttgtgcccttctgctttgtctgtcaaattactttgtaaactcagtttttaaaggtactatataaataaagttattattattattattattatgtagcaTTATACAGCACCAAACCTAATCTATTTTCCACCAAGCCTTAACCTGCAAACAATCTTATTAAACCAAACAAATGAGAGTATCTGTGAATGTGCAAACCTTGAAGTTGTATTGACTTACTAATGTCATATGCGATCTGGTCAAACCATATCTTTCCAGAAATCTTTGTCTGTGACCTAAAGTGTTGATGTATTTCTATCCCCTGTTCTGTGTAGATGGACCTGTAGCCATGGTGGGCTCTGCAGCAATGGGAGGTATCCTCCTGGCTTTGATAGAGGGCGCTGGAATCCTGCTCACTAGATTTGCTTCGTCACAGTTTCCAACCGGTTAGTGACAATTCTGATACTTCAAGTTTGTGACACTGATTTGATAGACAATAATGTTAAGTGTAAGTTAATATGGTACACAGGGCATCTCCAGAACTCAAATTGTAACAGAAAAGTGACAGTGATATATGAATGTACCTCATTTATTGTGGTATGTTGTATGTGTGAATTGTTGTGAAAACAGAGCACAAATTGACACATAATATTTTTTTGCTGGCTGGAAAAGTCTTGCTTTGGCTTCTCTGACTTTTACTTACATACATGCTGTATATCACACTACTGCCTGTCCAGACCACTGTTCCAGGCCATTATGTGTGACATATGAAGTGTGAGCTGTATTATGTGTTCCTTGTATCTGAGAGGAAGCAGAGAACAGGAACAGAGCCTGAAGAGGCGACAAAATGACTTTGAACTTGATGACTTCAGAAATGACAGTAGATGAACTAGTTAATAATAAGTATTTGTAGCACCTAATAAAGTGCttcacaaaatgataaataaaataataaaacaataatagaaCAACTTAAAAACTCATAGGCAAAAAGCTTTTCTAAAACAGAAAGTTTTAGAGGATATTTAGCATTTAGCAGACCTAATCCCCAGACTGGCTGGGCTCTGGTTTCTTCATTTTCCAAATCAGTCCCATGTGGCAAAAAAGTCCAACACTGCCAAAACGTGGCTACAGTTAGTAAACTACAAAATCACCTTTTCAGAAAACATATTAGTGGTGACATGTTGTAGAATTCACTAGAATCATCCTACTGGTGTGTGTAAATAAAAGGTTTAAATCTTAATGTTTATCCAGTGTTAAGAGGAGATTTGAACATGGCTGATGAAGATGGGATGTATTAGGGtttggaaatgtttttttttaatactctttCGGTTTGGTTGTGATTATATTtgagatttagaaccacataagtgatttagtataattttttattattttggggAATTGACTAGTTTAACTttagtttttcaggtattatgaAGAAAGCCTTGATTCATAGAGACTGAAAATGGCAGGAAGAAATAATGTATAACATCAAATCAGATTTACAAAGCAGATTAGTAAAGGTCCTAGACTGTCCAAAGCCACTTGATTCATGTACACTGTAAGCCATTAATATAGTGTGAGATATGTAAACTGAGGGGAAAACCAAGTAATGCTGATTTTTACATGCAGTCTTATTTGATTTTAGTTGTGATACATCATGGTAGTTTATAATTTGTTTTAGTCactatttacaaaatatttttttactgatactattataataatgataGAGATACTTAATTTTGTAATAGTGAGTATTGTTATATAGCCTAAAATACCGTAGGGGTTATTTGTAG encodes the following:
- the timm17a gene encoding mitochondrial import inner membrane translocase subunit Tim17-A isoform X1 → MEEYAREPCPWRIVDDCGGAFTMGAIGGGIFQAVKGFRNAPAVSSGMSHRMRGSMTAIKTRAPQLGGSFAVWGGLFSMIDCGLVKVRGKEDPWNSITSGAMTGAILAARNGPVAMVGSAAMGGILLALIEGAGILLTRFASSQFPTGPQFAEEPAPAPMPAPSFGDYRQYQ
- the timm17a gene encoding mitochondrial import inner membrane translocase subunit Tim17-A isoform X2 — protein: MEEYAREPCPWRIVDDCGGAFTMGAIGGGIFQAVKGFRNAPAGMSHRMRGSMTAIKTRAPQLGGSFAVWGGLFSMIDCGLVKVRGKEDPWNSITSGAMTGAILAARNGPVAMVGSAAMGGILLALIEGAGILLTRFASSQFPTGPQFAEEPAPAPMPAPSFGDYRQYQ